The Oxobacter pfennigii genome has a segment encoding these proteins:
- a CDS encoding flavodoxin family protein translates to MKNVIVIYGGPRRSFNTELLLDKFLEGFVKDEVAVEKVILKELNIIPCTSCYGCSKDGRCIIRDDMTEIYSKLKAADIIVLASPIYFGNVTAITKSLIDRCQAFWSCKYIAKKHEQVVKKTGVFVATAGSKDKDAFTCSEYTVKLFFDACDANFSHTLYAGETDSLPVHKNSEVLEKAFKLGRSIA, encoded by the coding sequence ATGAAAAATGTAATTGTTATCTACGGAGGCCCCAGGCGCAGTTTTAACACAGAACTGCTTTTAGACAAATTCCTGGAGGGTTTTGTAAAAGACGAGGTAGCTGTTGAGAAAGTCATACTCAAGGAATTGAATATAATTCCCTGCACATCCTGTTATGGCTGCAGCAAAGACGGCAGGTGCATTATCAGAGACGATATGACTGAAATTTATTCCAAATTAAAAGCTGCTGATATAATCGTTCTGGCTTCACCAATTTATTTTGGGAACGTTACGGCAATAACCAAATCTTTGATAGACAGATGCCAGGCTTTTTGGTCTTGTAAATATATTGCCAAAAAGCACGAGCAGGTTGTTAAAAAGACAGGTGTGTTCGTAGCTACGGCTGGCTCTAAGGATAAGGATGCATTTACATGTTCAGAGTACACGGTAAAACTGTTTTTCGATGCATGCGATGCCAATTTTTCACACACATTGTACGCAGGGGAGACTGACAGTTTACCCGTTCATAAAAACAGTGAAGTTTTAGAAAAAGCATTTAAATTAGGCAGGAGTATTGCTTAA
- a CDS encoding folate family ECF transporter S component yields MKLDARKIVYIGLFVAISIVLKNVLSFYPVPTIRISFGDIPIMLSGMMFGPVLGAIAGALSDVLGIVMFPAPTGATFFPGFTLSKILVGAIPALIYRYSKGNSIVRIAVAVVVTEIVCSLLLDTLWLSMMYSTGMLALLPGRVLTRVIMMIIEVPILYVLLERVVRTSSVRGA; encoded by the coding sequence ATGAAATTGGATGCTAGAAAGATAGTATACATTGGTTTATTTGTAGCCATCAGCATTGTTCTTAAAAATGTGCTCTCTTTTTATCCCGTTCCTACTATAAGAATAAGCTTTGGTGATATACCAATCATGCTGTCCGGTATGATGTTCGGACCGGTTTTGGGGGCAATTGCAGGTGCTTTGTCGGATGTCCTGGGAATAGTCATGTTCCCGGCGCCTACAGGAGCAACATTCTTCCCCGGCTTTACATTGAGCAAAATACTTGTAGGAGCAATTCCAGCGCTTATATACAGGTATTCAAAGGGTAATTCCATAGTCAGGATAGCTGTTGCAGTTGTAGTAACTGAAATAGTATGTTCCTTATTACTGGACACTCTCTGGCTGTCAATGATGTATAGCACAGGAATGCTTGCATTGCTGCCGGGAAGGGTTTTAACCAGGGTGATAATGATGATAATAGAAGTTCCTATATTATATGTGCTTCTTGAACGTGTTGTAAGAACAAGTTCCGTTAGGGGGGCTTAA
- a CDS encoding response regulator transcription factor, which produces MEVGHLANEKILVIEDEQEISDLISDYLEINNYKVYRAYNGNEGLEIFNSSNPDLIILDLMLPGIDGFELCKKIRKQSSIPIIILSARREDVDKVLGLGLGADDYVTKPFSPSELIARIKAQLRRSMMNTDSRQDHIMDFGRLKIDLKGYNVLLNGEQLLLPAKEFELLSFLATNAGQVFTKEQLFNNIWGFDDFGDINTVTVHIRRLREKIEENPSNPKLIVTVWGVGYKFEGDRK; this is translated from the coding sequence ATGGAGGTGGGACATTTGGCCAATGAAAAAATTCTCGTAATAGAAGATGAGCAGGAAATCTCCGATTTAATATCAGATTATCTGGAAATCAACAATTATAAAGTTTACAGAGCATATAACGGAAATGAAGGATTGGAAATTTTCAACAGTTCAAACCCTGACCTTATCATACTGGATTTAATGCTTCCCGGTATAGATGGTTTTGAATTATGTAAAAAAATAAGGAAACAGTCCTCCATACCCATTATAATATTAAGCGCCCGTCGTGAAGATGTGGATAAGGTTTTAGGATTGGGATTAGGAGCAGATGATTATGTAACCAAACCCTTCAGCCCCAGTGAGCTCATCGCAAGGATAAAAGCCCAGTTAAGGCGGTCCATGATGAATACCGATTCCAGGCAGGATCATATTATGGATTTTGGAAGGCTTAAAATAGATTTAAAAGGCTATAATGTTCTTTTGAACGGAGAACAGCTGCTTCTTCCTGCCAAGGAATTCGAGCTTTTGAGCTTTTTAGCCACAAATGCAGGGCAGGTATTTACAAAAGAGCAGTTATTCAACAACATATGGGGTTTTGATGACTTCGGAGACATCAATACAGTTACCGTCCATATAAGGCGGTTAAGGGAGAAGATTGAAGAAAACCCCTCCAATCCGAAATTAATTGTCACGGTATGGGGTGTTGGATATAAATTTGAAGGAGACAGAAAATGA
- a CDS encoding sensor histidine kinase: MKIRTKLLVTFLSTIILPFILTFSLFSMYLSYKTKDAKFDSTDINEYTTELTDKISAHYESINNYDLFDRQIRQELSSLSSIIESIEIIDLKGKILYNSKASDRIGKSLDLNQLTYHTNDIFSTMEWDSDFYLRIIKPMVYEDSVKGFVLFEQNTVWMIEYAKEITYPVLWFGIGSIILFIVFFSGLISRGIISPLNELSYATEQIANGNLDFKIKYKKSDEIGILCQAFETMRNKLKESLIKQTEYEYSRKELVASISHDLRTPLTSIKGYVEALKDGIITDPDKVSKYLEVIYSKTESMNKLLDDLFEYSRLDLNNIRMNMKVTESRGMLKEIIENLRYDIEKEGIIFNTSIEFQCLYVYVDKLRIDEVINNIIQNALRYTKTSIVFNAFRKDNSLIVSIKDDGCGISENEKEHIFERFYRSEKSRTSKMGGTGLGLAIAKKIIEEHAGKIWVESDGLNGSTFYFSIPEKNKP; the protein is encoded by the coding sequence ATGAAGATAAGGACTAAGCTTTTGGTAACTTTTTTATCTACCATAATTCTGCCCTTTATATTGACCTTTTCCCTTTTTTCAATGTATCTTTCATATAAAACAAAAGATGCAAAATTTGACAGTACCGATATAAATGAATACACTACAGAGCTAACAGATAAAATATCAGCCCATTATGAGAGCATAAATAATTATGATTTGTTTGACCGCCAAATAAGACAAGAGCTCTCATCTTTAAGCTCCATAATAGAGAGTATTGAAATTATTGATTTAAAAGGTAAGATACTTTATAATTCAAAGGCTTCGGACCGGATAGGAAAATCCTTGGATTTAAATCAGCTTACATATCATACAAATGACATATTTTCAACAATGGAATGGGACAGTGACTTTTATCTTAGGATAATTAAACCCATGGTATATGAAGATTCGGTCAAAGGTTTTGTATTATTTGAACAAAATACCGTCTGGATGATAGAATATGCGAAGGAAATCACTTACCCGGTCTTATGGTTTGGCATAGGAAGTATCATTCTTTTTATAGTATTCTTTTCAGGACTCATATCAAGAGGTATAATATCACCTTTAAATGAGCTTTCATATGCCACCGAGCAGATAGCAAACGGAAATCTTGATTTTAAAATAAAATATAAGAAAAGCGATGAAATAGGCATATTGTGCCAGGCCTTTGAAACCATGAGAAATAAGTTAAAAGAATCTCTGATAAAACAGACAGAATACGAATATTCCAGAAAGGAACTGGTAGCAAGTATATCTCACGACTTAAGGACCCCTTTAACTTCCATAAAAGGTTATGTGGAAGCTCTGAAGGACGGCATAATAACAGATCCCGATAAAGTCAGCAAATATCTCGAGGTTATTTACAGCAAAACGGAGAGCATGAACAAGCTGTTAGATGACCTCTTTGAATATTCCCGTCTGGATTTAAATAATATAAGAATGAATATGAAGGTTACAGAAAGCCGTGGTATGCTGAAGGAAATAATAGAAAATCTAAGGTATGATATTGAAAAAGAAGGTATAATATTCAACACTTCCATTGAATTTCAATGCCTTTATGTTTATGTGGATAAATTAAGAATTGATGAAGTAATAAACAACATAATACAAAATGCACTGAGATATACTAAAACCTCCATTGTATTTAATGCTTTCAGAAAGGACAACAGCCTTATAGTGTCCATTAAAGACGACGGCTGCGGCATAAGCGAAAATGAAAAAGAGCATATATTTGAAAGGTTTTACAGGAGCGAAAAATCCCGAACCTCAAAGATGGGGGGAACCGGCCTTGGCCTTGCCATAGCCAAAAAAATAATCGAAGAACACGCAGGCAAAATATGGGTAGAATCCGACGGCTTAAACGGAAGCACATTTTACTTTTCAATACCAGAAAAAAATAAACCCTAG
- a CDS encoding GntR family transcriptional regulator yields the protein MGDSLFKNDGTEKYSLRGKIFSILRQQILDGKYQSGDSLVETKLAEELGVSRTPIREAIRQLELEGLVDSVPNKGVIVKGITEKDIEDIYTIRKVLEGLAAKWAVEKFTEEELTELKDIFDLMEFYTRKNDIEQVAKLNTRFHEVIFKATKSSVLQNILTDFQYYVQWVRYESLRTPGRPQEALEEHKQIIDAFINRDAENAERLVTQHIINSSRNLMNIMKLKKINP from the coding sequence ATGGGTGATAGTTTATTTAAGAATGATGGAACTGAAAAATATTCCCTTAGGGGGAAAATATTCAGTATACTCAGACAACAGATTCTTGACGGAAAGTACCAGTCCGGTGACAGTCTTGTAGAGACAAAACTAGCTGAGGAGTTGGGCGTGAGCAGGACTCCTATAAGGGAAGCCATCAGGCAGCTGGAGCTGGAAGGCCTTGTGGATAGCGTACCTAATAAAGGTGTTATAGTTAAGGGAATCACTGAGAAAGATATTGAAGATATATATACCATAAGAAAAGTTTTAGAAGGCCTGGCAGCAAAATGGGCCGTGGAAAAATTTACTGAAGAAGAATTAACAGAGCTTAAAGATATATTTGATTTAATGGAGTTTTATACTAGGAAAAACGACATTGAACAGGTAGCAAAACTTAATACCAGATTTCATGAAGTTATCTTTAAAGCCACAAAGAGCAGTGTTTTGCAAAATATCTTGACGGATTTTCAATATTATGTGCAATGGGTGAGGTATGAATCCTTAAGGACTCCGGGAAGGCCCCAGGAAGCCTTAGAAGAACATAAACAAATTATTGATGCCTTTATAAACAGGGATGCAGAAAATGCCGAAAGGCTTGTAACCCAGCACATAATAAATTCCAGCAGAAATTTGATGAACATAATGAAATTAAAAAAAATAAACCCCTAG
- a CDS encoding aconitate hydratase, with translation MIMNLTQKILKEHLLSGNMTAGEEIEISIDSTLTQDSTGTMVYLQLEAMNIDRIKTKLSVAYVDHNMLQTGFENADDHLYIKTVANKYGIVYSKPGNGICHQVQLERFSKPGWTLVGSDSHTPTSGGIGCLAIGAGGLDVAVAIGSGRYFVKMPKIFNIVLKGKLKPPAAAKDIILYILGKLTVKGGVGRIFEYSGEGVKYLSVPERATIANMGAELGATTSIFPSDERTLEFLKNQGRENDYRGLSADEGAVYDEELVIDLSEIEPLSAAPHSPDNIKTIRELAGQKITQVAIGSCTNSSYRDLVIVSRILKGKTVHPDVSLVISPGSKQVLTRLSKSGALNDIIASGARILECGCGPCIGMGQAPETNGISLRTFNRNFEGRSGTKSAQVYLVSPETAAVSAIYGVIKEPSILHKDIFDEVHEDDYYDDNMVIKSQGDMDAKVIKGPNIKEFPVNKPLEDSIFKKTVLKVGDNITTDHIMPSNAKLLPYRSNIPYLSEFCFSSVDSDFHRNCKNNEGGFIVGGDNYGQGSSREHAALVPLYLGIRAVIAKSFARIHKSNLINSGILPLVFADAKDYDDIEMFDEIGLNNLQSRFKSGEPIKALNKRTGQEMELLLQVTDRERDILLAGGYINYIMNFTM, from the coding sequence ATGATTATGAACTTAACTCAAAAAATATTGAAGGAACATCTGCTCTCCGGTAATATGACTGCCGGTGAGGAAATTGAGATATCTATAGATTCCACCCTTACTCAGGATTCTACAGGTACCATGGTATATCTGCAATTGGAAGCTATGAACATAGACCGGATTAAAACCAAATTATCTGTGGCTTACGTGGATCATAATATGCTCCAAACGGGATTTGAAAATGCAGATGATCATTTATATATAAAAACAGTCGCTAACAAATACGGTATCGTTTATTCAAAGCCGGGCAACGGCATATGCCATCAGGTTCAGCTTGAAAGATTTTCAAAGCCGGGCTGGACTTTGGTAGGCTCAGACAGCCATACTCCAACTTCCGGAGGCATAGGATGTCTTGCAATAGGTGCCGGCGGATTGGATGTGGCTGTGGCAATAGGCAGCGGAAGATATTTCGTTAAGATGCCTAAAATATTCAACATCGTGCTTAAAGGCAAATTAAAACCTCCTGCTGCTGCTAAAGATATTATACTATATATTCTAGGCAAATTGACGGTAAAAGGCGGCGTGGGCAGAATTTTTGAATATTCCGGTGAAGGTGTCAAATACTTATCAGTACCTGAAAGAGCCACAATTGCAAACATGGGAGCCGAGCTTGGAGCAACAACTTCCATATTTCCTTCAGATGAGAGAACGCTGGAATTCTTGAAAAACCAGGGAAGGGAAAATGATTACAGAGGGCTGTCAGCGGATGAAGGTGCAGTATATGATGAAGAGCTTGTAATAGATTTATCTGAAATTGAACCATTATCTGCAGCGCCTCACAGCCCAGATAATATAAAAACCATCAGGGAGCTTGCGGGCCAAAAGATAACCCAGGTTGCCATAGGCAGCTGCACAAATTCCTCCTACAGGGATCTTGTAATAGTATCCAGGATACTCAAGGGAAAAACAGTACATCCCGATGTCAGCCTTGTCATTTCTCCGGGTTCGAAGCAGGTATTGACAAGACTTTCAAAGAGCGGTGCCTTAAATGATATAATAGCAAGCGGCGCAAGAATATTGGAATGTGGCTGCGGTCCCTGCATAGGTATGGGGCAGGCCCCTGAAACAAATGGGATATCCTTAAGAACATTCAACAGGAATTTTGAAGGAAGAAGCGGTACAAAATCGGCACAAGTATATCTTGTAAGTCCTGAAACGGCTGCCGTATCTGCCATATACGGTGTGATAAAAGAACCTTCAATTCTTCATAAGGATATCTTTGATGAAGTTCATGAAGATGATTACTATGATGATAATATGGTTATAAAATCCCAGGGAGATATGGATGCAAAAGTCATAAAGGGTCCAAATATAAAGGAGTTTCCCGTGAACAAGCCCTTAGAAGACAGTATTTTTAAGAAGACTGTTTTAAAAGTGGGAGACAATATAACAACGGATCATATAATGCCTTCAAACGCAAAGCTTTTGCCTTACAGGTCCAACATACCTTATTTGTCGGAGTTTTGCTTCTCGTCGGTAGACAGTGATTTCCACAGGAACTGCAAAAACAACGAGGGCGGATTCATTGTGGGAGGAGATAATTACGGACAGGGTTCCAGTCGTGAGCATGCAGCTCTGGTGCCTTTATATTTAGGGATACGCGCTGTAATTGCCAAGTCCTTTGCAAGAATTCACAAGTCTAACCTTATAAACAGCGGCATACTTCCTTTGGTATTTGCTGATGCTAAAGACTATGATGATATAGAGATGTTTGATGAAATAGGACTTAATAACTTACAGTCCAGATTCAAATCCGGTGAGCCAATTAAAGCATTAAATAAGAGGACAGGACAGGAGATGGAGCTTCTTTTGCAGGTTACCGACAGGGAAAGGGATATATTATTAGCCGGAGGATATATAAACTATATCATGAATTTTACTATGTAA